A genomic window from Leptospiraceae bacterium includes:
- a CDS encoding caspase family protein: protein MKRYIILFFYICSLSFLYGKDQEILEFRAKGIGMAERLELDEWKNSRRIALIIGVNEYKSLAHLFFANNDSLKMKLALEQVGKFNEIILMNDETGKENPKLLPTKKNIVSTYNRIIKEKPDLLLFYFSGHGFMAQNGENVIAPINAIYDSKEIKNAISISQLAKEAKKVPKAMFFIDACREKIVEGRKSLSGKIFGNFPDEVLNAKGVAIMMSTKPGGYSYEVRDLGGGLFTYYLVKGISGGVQDLGPEYVTFDALKTYTEQNIRNYAKNLKGKEQVPYTAGDYTGNFLIAVGRPDKDIHSEIVKYQNDNKVIRYSRILFDTYNRRLSQNFFTYGSGKKYLLSDLNGVSRMSYEYGENKFLAKQFNTKGDLVFTYGVIPFENNTYEIRIFDNNKSIEHFYDKNTVRLKEYTENNKKVKTIYKHIEIKQEKEYTLKIETFKDSSGKITTSQEGISIIEMKYNPSDFLMRKEFYNANHKPIENSKGIAKYIYEYNAFGKKISEQYLDARGKPARNKFGISKYEYLYDDNGNKLIEAFYNEEGKPVEKYGVAKITYKYNSKNKPLEIRYLDINGELKENGAGVALVNYVYTNNKETIEYRNKNQELLPYGIAQKNIEYDESGNILEQEYKNSAGKLINEPYYGIARIVYRYNEKKQKLREIYYNSENYQSNNIYGISEIDFVYNTNGQVQKKINKNKRGNTVNDINNIAFIEYTYDDNSRVIKEESFSADNKLKDNEFGIAKILFTYDTDSNLVAKEFFNSKNISINDPEGIAKYKYSYDNAGRLTLEEHITDKDILLQAKYFSYIQVPGSDKIIKLSLDKFYRPVKYQFLSKRKRK, encoded by the coding sequence ATGAAAAGATACATTATATTATTCTTTTATATTTGCAGTCTAAGCTTTCTATACGGAAAGGACCAGGAAATATTAGAGTTTCGAGCTAAAGGCATCGGCATGGCCGAAAGATTGGAATTGGATGAATGGAAAAACTCCAGAAGAATTGCTTTGATTATCGGTGTTAATGAATACAAATCTCTTGCCCATCTTTTTTTTGCTAATAATGATTCTCTCAAGATGAAATTGGCATTAGAACAGGTAGGTAAATTCAATGAGATTATTCTAATGAACGACGAAACCGGAAAAGAAAACCCAAAATTGCTTCCAACAAAGAAAAACATAGTAAGCACTTATAATCGAATCATAAAAGAAAAACCCGATCTACTCTTATTCTATTTTTCCGGACACGGCTTTATGGCTCAGAATGGAGAAAATGTTATAGCTCCAATTAACGCAATCTATGATTCCAAAGAAATAAAAAATGCTATCAGTATTTCTCAGCTTGCCAAAGAAGCAAAAAAAGTTCCAAAGGCTATGTTCTTTATAGATGCCTGTCGTGAGAAAATTGTAGAAGGAAGAAAAAGTCTCAGCGGAAAGATTTTTGGAAATTTTCCCGATGAAGTATTAAATGCAAAAGGAGTAGCCATTATGATGAGCACAAAACCCGGTGGCTATTCTTACGAAGTAAGAGATTTAGGAGGAGGTTTATTCACTTATTATTTAGTGAAAGGAATCAGCGGTGGCGTCCAGGACTTAGGTCCTGAATATGTTACTTTTGATGCCTTAAAAACCTATACCGAACAGAATATTAGAAACTACGCAAAAAATCTAAAAGGGAAAGAACAGGTACCTTATACCGCAGGTGACTATACCGGGAATTTTTTAATTGCAGTAGGAAGACCGGACAAAGATATACACAGTGAAATTGTAAAATATCAAAATGATAATAAAGTTATAAGATATTCCCGCATCCTCTTTGATACTTATAATCGCAGACTCAGTCAGAACTTCTTTACTTACGGTTCAGGTAAAAAATACTTGCTTTCCGATTTGAATGGTGTTTCGCGCATGAGTTATGAATACGGAGAAAACAAGTTTCTGGCTAAGCAGTTTAATACAAAAGGTGATTTGGTTTTTACTTATGGTGTAATTCCTTTTGAAAATAATACTTATGAAATAAGAATATTTGATAATAATAAATCGATAGAACATTTTTATGATAAAAACACGGTTCGTCTCAAGGAATATACTGAAAATAACAAGAAAGTTAAAACAATATATAAGCATATAGAGATAAAACAAGAAAAAGAATATACCTTAAAAATAGAAACATTTAAAGATTCTTCCGGGAAAATTACTACAAGCCAGGAAGGAATTTCTATTATAGAAATGAAATATAATCCCTCTGACTTCTTAATGCGCAAAGAGTTTTATAATGCAAACCATAAACCTATTGAAAACTCTAAAGGAATCGCAAAATATATTTATGAATATAATGCATTTGGAAAAAAAATATCGGAACAGTACCTGGATGCGAGAGGCAAACCAGCTCGAAACAAATTCGGAATTTCCAAATATGAATATTTATATGATGATAATGGAAATAAACTAATAGAAGCATTTTATAACGAAGAAGGAAAACCTGTAGAAAAATATGGGGTAGCGAAAATTACTTATAAATATAATAGTAAAAATAAACCTCTTGAAATCAGGTACCTTGATATAAACGGTGAGTTAAAGGAAAATGGTGCAGGAGTTGCCCTGGTAAACTATGTATATACAAACAATAAAGAAACTATAGAATACAGGAACAAAAATCAGGAACTTCTTCCCTATGGGATCGCTCAAAAAAATATTGAATATGACGAATCCGGAAATATTTTAGAACAGGAATATAAAAATTCAGCCGGAAAACTGATTAACGAACCCTATTATGGTATTGCGAGAATTGTTTATCGATACAACGAAAAAAAGCAAAAGCTCAGAGAGATTTACTATAATAGTGAGAATTACCAATCAAATAATATTTACGGGATTTCTGAGATAGACTTTGTTTACAATACAAACGGACAAGTACAAAAAAAGATAAACAAAAACAAAAGAGGAAATACAGTAAATGATATTAATAATATTGCTTTTATAGAATATACTTATGATGATAATAGCAGGGTAATCAAAGAAGAATCGTTTAGTGCTGATAATAAATTAAAAGATAACGAGTTTGGAATCGCTAAAATATTATTCACCTATGATACAGATTCTAACTTGGTAGCTAAAGAGTTTTTTAACTCCAAAAATATTTCGATTAATGATCCTGAAGGTATTGCAAAATACAAATATTCTTATGACAACGCAGGTAGATTAACCCTTGAAGAACATATAACAGATAAAGATATTCTTTTACAGGCTAAATACTTTTCCTATATTCAAGTTCCGGGTTCCGACAAAATAATCAAATTAAGCCTGGATAAATTTTACCGTCCTGTAAAATATCAATTTTTATCAAAAAGAAAGAGGAAATAA
- a CDS encoding transporter, Ompp1/FadL/TodX family protein, with product MKLIRYFLFFFFLTGSAVFADAYHNINGFFGERAAGLAGAYSAISDDPSGAFYNPAGIGFAYDNSISISASNYKIINKSYKDVDSPNQSYSQTSRSYLPNFIGIVSNSGDLKIAFSVVNQINENYSRNDQISIPVYSSSINNTKIYNIENYSHLQFGPSFGYKLGERLSVGMTLYFFENTQSITRSTMQQYTDNSYVMVSDVDNRRTLGLNPIFGIQFMPMDKLSLGFSVRRNVVTARNRLISQVYTDSLRAGNTHNIDFTEGTHHFNGSVESGILKMKALPTGEIPQNNEFRAGVASFLTRDFMMAFDIIHSEGYVKKQNQIELAFQGPKTKVTWNNPEIQELTLKPTTNFAFGMEYYLTTNLALLGGVFTNYSNAKEVKWEESAFQLAGKALLGSEYSSKASEDLTLAYAYPEFRNNPRKEFVNNLGYSVGISFASAKASISLTLIREKGLGQSRIDYNSLSQQFQYNSTSIYLVASSRN from the coding sequence TTGAAACTAATACGATACTTCCTATTCTTCTTTTTTCTCACTGGCTCCGCAGTATTCGCCGATGCCTACCACAACATCAATGGTTTTTTCGGTGAAAGAGCGGCGGGTCTTGCCGGAGCTTATTCGGCCATCTCCGATGACCCTTCGGGTGCTTTCTACAACCCGGCGGGAATCGGCTTTGCTTACGACAATTCGATTTCCATTTCTGCCAGTAACTACAAGATTATCAACAAAAGCTACAAAGATGTGGACTCACCCAATCAATCCTATAGCCAGACTTCGAGGAGTTATTTACCCAACTTCATAGGAATCGTGAGCAATTCGGGTGACTTGAAAATAGCTTTTTCTGTAGTCAACCAGATCAATGAAAACTATAGCCGAAATGACCAGATTAGCATTCCGGTTTATTCCTCTTCTATTAATAATACGAAGATTTACAATATAGAAAATTACAGCCACCTACAATTTGGCCCAAGCTTTGGCTATAAATTGGGTGAGCGTTTATCTGTAGGAATGACCCTTTACTTCTTCGAAAACACCCAGAGCATTACGCGCTCCACCATGCAGCAGTATACCGACAACTCTTATGTGATGGTCTCTGATGTAGATAACAGAAGAACCCTCGGCCTAAATCCTATCTTCGGTATACAGTTTATGCCCATGGATAAACTCTCTCTCGGATTTTCCGTAAGAAGAAACGTCGTTACTGCCAGGAATCGACTTATTAGCCAGGTCTATACGGACTCCCTGCGAGCCGGAAATACTCACAATATAGATTTTACAGAAGGAACCCATCATTTTAACGGTAGTGTAGAAAGCGGTATATTAAAAATGAAAGCTCTACCCACAGGTGAAATTCCCCAGAATAACGAATTCAGAGCCGGTGTGGCCTCCTTCTTAACACGAGATTTCATGATGGCGTTTGACATTATCCACAGCGAAGGCTATGTTAAAAAACAAAATCAAATTGAGCTTGCATTTCAGGGACCCAAAACAAAAGTTACCTGGAACAATCCGGAAATACAGGAACTCACTCTAAAACCTACCACCAACTTTGCTTTCGGAATGGAATACTACCTGACTACTAACCTTGCCCTTCTGGGAGGTGTATTCACCAATTATTCTAATGCAAAAGAAGTAAAATGGGAAGAATCAGCCTTTCAGTTAGCCGGAAAAGCCCTTCTGGGTTCTGAGTATTCTTCCAAGGCCAGTGAAGACTTAACCCTTGCCTATGCTTATCCGGAATTCAGAAACAACCCCAGAAAAGAATTTGTAAACAACCTCGGATATTCCGTAGGAATCTCTTTTGCTAGTGCAAAAGCTTCTATATCTCTGACTCTTATACGTGAAAAAGGTCTGGGACAATCAAGGATTGACTACAATAGTTTATCACAACAATTTCAGTATAACAGCACCTCAATCTACCTTGTAGCCAGTTCCAGAAATTAA
- a CDS encoding SDR family NAD(P)-dependent oxidoreductase yields the protein MELKGKIAIVTGANTGLGFETALGLYQKGAKVYLACRSEEKGLDAIKRIKDSSGAGVGELVYTHLNLASLNAVKEFADKFIKAESRLDLLINNAGVMIPPPSKSEDGFELQFGVNFLGHFALTGHLFHLLESSIGSRVVTLSSIAHRGAVIDFDNFKLEKPYNSWREYGQSKLADLVFTLEFHKRLKNHGYQTMSLAAHPGFSKTDLQKYMEKSMLDSLELMTAKQGAEPTLAACLRTDAKGGQYWGPDGPNEQKGKPALAKIDSVAFDEERNAKLWDWAKKITGVSFPF from the coding sequence ATGGAATTAAAAGGAAAAATTGCTATCGTTACAGGTGCAAATACTGGCTTAGGTTTTGAGACTGCATTAGGTTTATATCAAAAGGGAGCAAAAGTATATCTTGCATGCCGAAGCGAAGAAAAAGGCCTGGATGCTATCAAAAGAATAAAAGATTCATCAGGTGCCGGGGTCGGGGAATTGGTTTATACTCATCTAAACCTGGCGAGTTTGAATGCAGTAAAAGAATTTGCAGATAAGTTTATTAAGGCCGAATCAAGATTAGATTTACTGATTAACAATGCAGGAGTTATGATTCCACCTCCATCGAAAAGTGAAGATGGTTTTGAACTACAGTTTGGAGTTAATTTTCTCGGTCATTTTGCCTTAACCGGCCATCTGTTTCATCTATTAGAATCAAGCATTGGCTCTCGAGTAGTAACTTTAAGTAGCATCGCTCATCGAGGCGCTGTAATTGATTTCGATAATTTTAAATTAGAGAAGCCATATAATAGTTGGAGAGAATATGGACAAAGCAAATTGGCGGACTTAGTTTTTACTCTTGAGTTTCATAAAAGACTAAAAAATCATGGCTATCAAACCATGTCGCTTGCTGCACATCCTGGTTTTAGTAAGACCGACTTGCAAAAATATATGGAAAAAAGTATGCTTGACTCACTTGAATTAATGACGGCTAAACAGGGAGCTGAACCAACTTTGGCTGCTTGTTTACGAACTGATGCAAAGGGAGGACAGTATTGGGGTCCCGATGGACCTAATGAGCAGAAGGGCAAGCCTGCTTTAGCCAAAATAGATTCAGTGGCATTCGACGAAGAACGCAATGCCAAATTATGGGATTGGGCAAAGAAAATAACAGGAGTTAGCTTCCCTTTTTAA